A single Candidatus Deferrimicrobiaceae bacterium DNA region contains:
- a CDS encoding TrpB-like pyridoxal phosphate-dependent enzyme produces the protein MQTKFLLSDSQIPKAWYNVVADMPNPPAPVLHPGTGAPVGPQDLAPIFPMSLIEQEVARQRFIPIPDEVLELYALHRPSPLYRAYRLEKAIGTRSRIFYKYEGNNSSGSHKLNTAIPQAYYNKKAGRTRIATETGAGQWGSAISIAGAFFGLEVKVYMVKVSYGQKPYRRMLMETYGATVVPSPSMDTNTGRSILAEDPDCNGSLGIAISEAVEDAAMREDTSYALGSVLNHVILHQTVIGLEAKEQMAMTGYYPDIVIGCHGGGSNFGGIAFPFYADKASGKNIRLVAAEPASCPTLSKGVYAFDYGDTAKLTPIVKMYTLGHNFMPAGIHAGGLRYHGASPLVSQLVHEGAIEAQAYLQNAVFASALTFARSEGLLPAPESSHAIHAAVVEAKRADEEGKEKTILFNLSGHGFLDLSAYDDYNNGRLVDHEHSEENIQAVLGNLPVVNL, from the coding sequence ATGCAGACGAAATTCCTACTGAGCGATTCCCAGATTCCGAAGGCGTGGTACAACGTCGTCGCCGACATGCCCAATCCGCCTGCGCCCGTCCTCCACCCGGGAACCGGGGCGCCGGTCGGCCCGCAGGACCTGGCCCCCATCTTCCCGATGTCGCTGATCGAGCAGGAAGTGGCCAGGCAAAGATTCATCCCGATTCCCGATGAAGTTCTGGAACTTTACGCGCTTCACCGTCCATCGCCTCTCTACCGGGCCTATCGTCTCGAAAAGGCGATCGGCACCCGGTCCCGCATCTTCTACAAGTACGAGGGGAACAACTCTTCCGGCTCCCACAAACTGAACACCGCTATCCCGCAGGCCTATTACAACAAGAAGGCGGGGCGCACCCGCATTGCGACCGAGACGGGAGCGGGGCAGTGGGGAAGCGCCATATCGATCGCGGGCGCCTTCTTCGGCCTCGAGGTCAAGGTCTACATGGTCAAGGTCAGCTACGGCCAGAAGCCCTACCGCCGGATGCTGATGGAAACCTACGGGGCCACCGTCGTTCCTTCTCCCTCCATGGATACGAATACGGGCCGGTCGATCCTCGCCGAGGATCCCGACTGCAACGGGTCGCTGGGCATCGCCATCTCCGAGGCGGTCGAGGATGCGGCCATGCGGGAAGATACGAGCTACGCTCTCGGCTCGGTGCTGAATCACGTCATCCTGCACCAGACCGTCATCGGTCTGGAGGCGAAAGAACAGATGGCGATGACCGGGTACTACCCCGACATTGTCATCGGGTGCCATGGCGGGGGCAGCAACTTCGGCGGGATCGCGTTCCCGTTCTATGCCGACAAGGCGTCCGGCAAGAATATCCGGCTCGTGGCTGCGGAACCGGCGTCCTGCCCCACGCTTTCCAAGGGGGTCTACGCGTTCGACTACGGGGATACGGCCAAGCTGACCCCGATCGTCAAGATGTACACCCTGGGCCACAATTTCATGCCGGCCGGTATCCACGCCGGCGGTCTCCGGTATCACGGCGCCTCCCCGCTGGTCAGCCAGCTTGTCCACGAAGGGGCGATCGAGGCGCAGGCCTACCTTCAGAATGCCGTCTTCGCAAGCGCGCTCACTTTCGCCCGATCCGAAGGGCTGCTTCCGGCACCCGAATCTTCCCACGCCATCCATGCCGCGGTCGTCGAGGCCAAACGCGCCGACGAGGAAGGGAAGGAAAAGACGATCCTGTTCAACTTGAGCGGGCACGGCTTTCTCGACCTCTCGGCTTATGACGACTACAACAACGGCCGACTGGTCGATCACGAGCATTCCGAGGAGAACATTCAGGCCGTGCTCGGGAACCTGCCCGTGGTCAATCTGTAG
- the trpC gene encoding indole-3-glycerol phosphate synthase TrpC, protein MSTHLDAIVAGVLEDLEGRKAAVSFEAVSARAMASTRRNRLRERLSAGRAGIIAEIKRASPSRGWIRPDLDAVATGRAYAEAGASAISVLTEGRRFGGSLSDLETVSAAVPDTPVLRKDFMLDEYMVAEARAYGADLVLLMVSVLRERTRELLAAASRYGLDALVEVHDEDELSVAIAAGAGIIGINNRNLKTLSVDLATSERMLPLIPEGVVKIVESGIATPEEVRRLSSLGADCFLVGETLVRSGDPREGIRRLLSLQTR, encoded by the coding sequence GTGTCCACGCACCTCGACGCCATTGTCGCCGGTGTCCTCGAGGATCTCGAGGGTCGCAAGGCGGCCGTCTCGTTCGAGGCCGTATCGGCCAGGGCGATGGCCAGCACCCGGCGCAACCGGTTGCGCGAACGGCTTTCGGCCGGGCGCGCCGGAATCATCGCCGAGATCAAGCGCGCGTCGCCTTCCCGGGGCTGGATACGGCCGGATCTCGACGCGGTGGCCACCGGTCGCGCCTACGCGGAGGCGGGCGCCAGCGCGATCTCGGTCCTGACCGAGGGGCGGCGGTTCGGCGGCTCCCTTTCCGACCTCGAGACCGTGAGCGCGGCGGTACCGGATACCCCCGTGCTCCGGAAAGATTTCATGCTCGACGAGTACATGGTCGCCGAGGCGCGTGCCTATGGCGCCGATCTCGTGTTGCTGATGGTGAGCGTGCTTCGGGAGAGGACCCGCGAGTTGCTGGCGGCGGCATCCCGATACGGCCTCGACGCGCTGGTCGAGGTCCACGACGAGGACGAACTCTCGGTCGCCATCGCGGCGGGCGCCGGCATCATCGGGATCAACAACCGGAACCTCAAGACGCTGTCGGTCGATCTCGCGACTTCCGAACGAATGCTGCCTCTGATTCCGGAGGGCGTCGTCAAAATCGTCGAGAGCGGCATCGCAACGCCCGAGGAGGTTCGGCGCCTGTCCTCGCTCGGGGCGGATTGCTTCCTGGTCGGAGAGACGCTGGTGCGATCCGGCGACCCCCGGGAAGGAATCCGGCGGCTGCTGTCGTTGCAGACTCGCTGA
- a CDS encoding SPOR domain-containing protein, which translates to MKALYNKKSFRSEGGRQSFAFFIVGAVVVLVAVFLVGIYFGRELEKGGAPFSDNHAFKTAGEGPRAEWAVQGANGPVRAGDNIQREMGKFSEEAVRVPVVPPGRPDYVPPEQDNALTFQDSLSKEDPEPVPVDKPREKSGPAKGVPPPAKKSTGTLIQAGAFKDKEKADVRLKKVEQAGCKAHLGRSGKDGKSGLYVVLAGPYAEKDAARKAISKLKAEQKIDAIIAK; encoded by the coding sequence GTGAAGGCCCTCTACAACAAGAAAAGCTTCCGTTCCGAAGGGGGCCGACAATCCTTCGCGTTCTTTATCGTCGGCGCCGTGGTCGTCCTGGTCGCGGTTTTCCTCGTCGGGATCTATTTCGGCCGGGAGCTCGAAAAGGGGGGTGCTCCCTTCTCGGACAATCACGCATTCAAGACGGCCGGGGAAGGTCCTCGGGCCGAATGGGCGGTGCAGGGAGCGAATGGCCCCGTTCGCGCCGGCGACAATATCCAACGCGAGATGGGCAAATTTTCGGAGGAGGCAGTCCGGGTTCCCGTCGTCCCCCCCGGACGGCCGGATTACGTGCCGCCCGAACAGGATAACGCGCTGACCTTCCAGGACTCTCTCTCGAAGGAAGACCCCGAGCCAGTTCCCGTCGATAAGCCGCGTGAAAAATCGGGTCCGGCGAAGGGCGTCCCGCCTCCGGCTAAAAAGAGCACAGGAACGCTGATTCAGGCGGGGGCCTTCAAGGACAAGGAAAAAGCCGACGTTCGGCTCAAGAAGGTCGAGCAGGCGGGCTGCAAGGCGCACCTGGGCCGAAGCGGCAAGGACGGAAAGAGCGGCCTCTATGTCGTCCTCGCCGGACCCTACGCTGAAAAGGATGCCGCGCGCAAGGCCATCTCAAAACTCAAGGCGGAGCAAAAGATCGATGCGATCATCGCCAAGTGA
- a CDS encoding phosphoribosylanthranilate isomerase, whose product MFRVKICGVMTPEDARMAVGFGADAIGINFCRQSPRYLDPSRAGEVVDTVGDQALVVGVFADEKPETVGSIAKALGLGAVQLCGDESPEDAARVPVRVLKVARFVPGVDLAAAYGGYPCEALLFDAHRPGTFGGTGLTLDWPALGMRVGTLRRPDGTPICWMLAGGLTPENVREAIVAARPFGVDVASGVESAPGKKDPGKVREFITRAKEGLFIAGT is encoded by the coding sequence ATGTTTCGCGTCAAGATCTGCGGCGTCATGACGCCGGAAGATGCGCGAATGGCCGTCGGTTTCGGGGCTGACGCGATCGGGATCAATTTCTGCCGGCAATCTCCCCGCTACCTCGATCCCTCCCGGGCCGGAGAGGTCGTCGATACCGTCGGGGACCAGGCGCTCGTGGTCGGGGTCTTCGCCGACGAGAAGCCCGAAACGGTCGGCAGCATCGCGAAGGCGTTGGGGCTGGGCGCCGTCCAGCTTTGCGGCGACGAGTCGCCCGAGGATGCGGCCCGGGTGCCGGTCCGGGTGCTGAAAGTCGCGCGCTTCGTGCCCGGGGTCGACCTGGCGGCTGCTTACGGCGGGTACCCGTGCGAGGCGTTGTTGTTCGATGCTCACCGGCCGGGGACCTTCGGGGGAACCGGGTTGACGCTCGACTGGCCTGCGCTGGGCATGCGTGTCGGGACGTTGCGCCGACCCGACGGAACGCCGATCTGCTGGATGCTGGCCGGTGGTCTGACGCCCGAGAACGTTCGTGAGGCGATCGTCGCGGCGCGCCCCTTCGGGGTCGACGTGGCCTCCGGCGTCGAGAGTGCCCCGGGGAAGAAAGACCCAGGCAAAGTCCGGGAATTCATCACGAGAGCCAAGGAAGGATTATTCATTGCCGGGACATGA
- the trpA gene encoding tryptophan synthase subunit alpha yields the protein MSSRISETFARLKAGGEKGLVVYLTAGDPTPAASLEYLKAAADAGADILEVGVPFSDPTADGPTIQAASQRALEGGMTVHRVLDLVAGFRKTHKTPIVLFGYYNPLFRYGIPALCRDARKVGVDGILVVDLPVEEWGEMAPQVREAGLDWIPLAAPTSGAERIRRIAEAGSGFLYLISVTGITGTRTALPPEVASWTRQVRRTIRLPLAVGFGISSPQMAKGAVAHADAAIVGSACVKIVERHGAKAEGPRELHRFVASIKKALR from the coding sequence TTGAGCAGCCGGATTTCCGAAACGTTTGCTAGGCTCAAGGCGGGCGGGGAGAAGGGCCTTGTCGTCTACCTGACCGCGGGCGACCCGACGCCGGCGGCTTCCCTCGAATACCTGAAGGCCGCAGCGGACGCCGGCGCCGACATCCTCGAGGTGGGCGTCCCCTTCTCCGATCCGACCGCGGACGGGCCGACCATCCAGGCCGCCTCCCAGCGCGCTCTCGAGGGGGGAATGACCGTGCACAGGGTGCTGGATCTCGTCGCCGGCTTCCGGAAGACCCACAAGACGCCCATCGTGCTGTTCGGTTATTACAACCCGCTGTTCAGGTACGGTATCCCGGCCCTCTGCCGGGATGCACGGAAGGTCGGCGTCGACGGGATTCTGGTGGTCGACCTCCCGGTCGAGGAGTGGGGCGAGATGGCCCCGCAGGTCAGGGAAGCCGGGCTCGACTGGATCCCATTGGCGGCCCCGACGAGCGGAGCGGAGCGGATCCGCCGCATCGCGGAGGCCGGAAGCGGGTTCCTCTACCTCATCAGCGTCACCGGAATCACGGGAACGCGCACCGCGCTTCCGCCCGAAGTCGCCTCCTGGACCCGCCAGGTGCGCAGGACAATCCGTCTTCCGTTGGCGGTGGGTTTCGGGATATCCTCTCCCCAGATGGCGAAGGGCGCCGTCGCGCACGCCGACGCAGCCATCGTCGGCAGCGCGTGCGTGAAAATCGTCGAACGACACGGCGCCAAAGCCGAAGGGCCTCGGGAACTCCACCGCTTCGTCGCATCGATCAAGAAGGCATTGAGGTAA
- the argS gene encoding arginine--tRNA ligase, with translation MDVRMLTGALVRSAVRKKLDEWGVEDDIPVLLELPRQEEHGDYAINIAMQIARQLKRNPREVAADLLSAIREQDTGGWIRDLSVAGPGFINLFLSDSAWRAVTAAVLVEREHFGASKAGQGKKVLLEFVSANPTGPLHVGHGRGAAVGDALGRLLAFAGYEVYREYYVNDVGNQMDNLGRSLFARYLQASGKAAELPEAGYKGQYMMELAEEFRAEVGDRYVGVPEEEALPVFRRVANERILAGIASDLERFRVHYDNWFSEATLHDSGVVEDSIRELRHRGELYENEGALYFKSLAHGDEKDRVLVRADGRTTYFAADVAYHLDKYRRGFDTMLDLWGADHHGYAPRLRASLEGLGEDPSRLEILLIQFVSLLRDGVSVQMSTRSGEFTTLREVLDEVGVDAARFFYLLRSHHTHLEFDLTLAKTHSSDNPVYYIQYVHARICSIFREAESRGIPKPDVTALDALTLPAELAVMKMIARFPDVISETIRQREPHRIPFYLLDLSKAFHGFYNQYRFLGEAAERTAGRLALADAVRIIVSNGLSLIGVTAPEQM, from the coding sequence TTGGACGTCCGCATGTTGACCGGGGCGCTTGTGCGCTCTGCGGTCAGGAAGAAGCTCGACGAATGGGGGGTGGAAGACGATATCCCCGTCCTCCTGGAACTCCCACGGCAGGAAGAGCACGGCGACTACGCAATCAATATCGCCATGCAGATTGCCCGCCAACTGAAACGGAATCCGCGCGAAGTCGCCGCCGACCTGCTTTCCGCCATTCGTGAACAAGATACCGGCGGCTGGATTCGCGACCTTTCCGTCGCGGGGCCCGGCTTCATCAATCTGTTCCTTTCCGACTCCGCGTGGCGCGCGGTGACGGCCGCCGTACTTGTCGAACGGGAGCACTTCGGTGCATCGAAGGCAGGGCAAGGCAAGAAGGTCCTGCTCGAGTTCGTCTCCGCGAACCCTACCGGCCCGCTCCACGTGGGGCACGGGCGCGGGGCGGCGGTCGGCGATGCGCTGGGGCGTCTGCTTGCGTTCGCCGGCTATGAGGTCTACCGGGAATACTACGTCAACGACGTGGGCAACCAGATGGACAACCTGGGGCGGTCGCTTTTCGCGCGCTATCTCCAGGCATCCGGCAAGGCGGCCGAGCTGCCCGAGGCGGGTTACAAAGGTCAGTACATGATGGAACTCGCCGAGGAATTCCGGGCCGAAGTCGGGGACCGATATGTCGGGGTGCCAGAAGAGGAGGCTCTTCCTGTTTTCAGGAGGGTCGCCAACGAGCGGATCCTGGCCGGGATCGCGTCCGATCTTGAACGGTTCCGGGTCCACTACGACAACTGGTTCAGCGAAGCCACGCTGCACGACAGCGGCGTCGTCGAGGATTCGATCCGGGAGCTTCGTCACCGCGGCGAGCTCTACGAGAACGAGGGCGCGCTCTATTTCAAAAGCCTGGCGCACGGAGACGAAAAAGACCGGGTCCTGGTTCGCGCCGACGGACGAACCACCTACTTCGCCGCCGATGTCGCCTATCACCTCGACAAGTACAGGCGCGGATTCGATACGATGCTCGACCTCTGGGGCGCCGATCATCACGGCTATGCTCCCCGGCTGCGCGCCTCGCTAGAAGGGCTCGGAGAAGATCCGTCCCGACTCGAGATCCTCCTGATCCAGTTCGTATCGTTGCTGCGGGACGGTGTCTCCGTCCAGATGTCGACCCGTTCCGGGGAGTTCACGACGCTTCGGGAAGTGCTCGACGAGGTCGGCGTCGATGCTGCTCGCTTCTTCTACCTGCTTCGCAGCCACCACACGCACCTCGAATTCGACCTGACGCTCGCGAAGACGCATTCGAGCGACAACCCGGTCTACTACATCCAGTACGTCCATGCCCGGATCTGCAGCATCTTCCGCGAGGCCGAAAGCCGGGGTATCCCTAAACCCGACGTGACGGCGCTCGACGCCCTGACGCTGCCGGCCGAGCTGGCCGTCATGAAGATGATCGCCCGGTTTCCCGACGTCATCTCCGAAACCATTCGACAGCGGGAGCCCCACCGGATCCCGTTCTACCTTCTCGATCTTTCGAAGGCGTTCCACGGGTTCTACAACCAGTACCGCTTCCTGGGCGAGGCGGCCGAGCGGACCGCCGGCCGGTTGGCGCTTGCGGACGCCGTACGCATCATCGTCTCGAACGGCCTTTCGCTGATCGGCGTCACGGCACCGGAGCAGATGTGA
- the trpB gene encoding tryptophan synthase subunit beta, translating into MGHFGPFGGRYVAETLMTALVELEAGYRKAMRDKGFKAELAQLSRDYAGRPTPLYFAGRLSEKGKGARIFLKREDLAHTGSHKINNTLGQGLLAVRMGKKRIIAETGAGQHGVATATICAKLGLSCVVYMGEEDVRRQALNVFRMKLLGAEVVPVSSGSRTLKDAMNEALRDWVTNVRNTYYMIGTTAGPHPYPVMVREFQSVIGKEAIVQFRKACGGLPSAIVACIGGGSNAMGIFHAFVPYEKVRLIGVEAGGFGLSTGRHGASLCKGKVGVLHGTKSYLLQDEDGQIAEAHSISAGLDYPGVGPEHAFLKSTGRAEYHAITDAQALEGFDLLTRYEGIIPALESSHAVAYGYALARKMRKDETVIINVSGRGDKDTSTILEDRKGVVR; encoded by the coding sequence ATGGGCCACTTCGGGCCCTTCGGGGGCCGTTACGTCGCCGAGACGCTGATGACCGCGTTGGTCGAACTCGAAGCCGGTTACCGGAAGGCCATGCGCGACAAGGGGTTCAAGGCCGAACTGGCGCAACTCTCGCGCGATTACGCCGGGCGTCCCACGCCGCTCTATTTCGCCGGCCGCCTTTCCGAGAAGGGGAAGGGCGCCCGGATATTCCTCAAGCGGGAAGATCTCGCCCACACCGGCTCCCACAAGATCAACAACACGCTCGGGCAAGGCCTGCTCGCCGTACGGATGGGCAAGAAGCGCATCATTGCCGAGACTGGGGCTGGGCAGCACGGGGTCGCCACCGCCACGATCTGCGCCAAGCTCGGGCTGTCGTGCGTGGTCTACATGGGCGAGGAGGATGTCCGCCGCCAGGCGCTCAACGTCTTCCGGATGAAGCTCCTCGGGGCCGAGGTGGTTCCTGTATCCTCCGGAAGCCGGACGCTCAAGGATGCGATGAACGAGGCGCTGCGCGACTGGGTGACCAACGTCCGCAACACCTATTACATGATCGGGACCACGGCAGGGCCTCACCCCTACCCGGTGATGGTCCGGGAGTTCCAGTCGGTCATCGGCAAGGAGGCGATCGTCCAGTTCCGCAAGGCGTGCGGCGGACTCCCGTCCGCGATCGTGGCCTGCATCGGCGGCGGCAGCAATGCGATGGGCATCTTCCATGCCTTCGTTCCCTACGAAAAAGTCCGGCTCATCGGGGTCGAGGCGGGCGGGTTCGGACTGTCGACCGGTCGTCACGGCGCATCGCTTTGCAAAGGAAAGGTGGGCGTGCTCCACGGGACAAAGTCTTACCTCCTGCAGGACGAAGACGGACAGATAGCAGAGGCCCATTCCATCTCGGCCGGGCTCGATTACCCCGGGGTCGGACCGGAGCATGCCTTCCTGAAGAGCACGGGGCGCGCGGAATATCATGCGATCACCGACGCACAGGCGCTCGAAGGATTCGACCTGCTCACCCGGTACGAAGGGATCATCCCTGCGCTCGAATCCTCCCACGCGGTGGCCTACGGCTACGCGCTGGCCCGGAAGATGCGCAAGGACGAGACGGTCATCATCAACGTCTCGGGCCGCGGCGACAAGGACACCTCCACCATTCTCGAAGACCGGAAGGGGGTGGTCCGTTGA
- the trpE gene encoding anthranilate synthase component I, giving the protein MRSSPSDERSLTVTPSRAQFAANAKGGGIIPVWHEFYADLETPVSAYLKISRRFPTDHFLLESVEGGEKWARYSFIGFDPLIRFRAEADSLTIERGSRTERLPASDDPLASLQQLLGRLNYRHAEGLPRLSGGAVGFIGYDYVRRLERIPDLHPAADMPEALFLFPSRLLVFDNVRHSILIVVHGEVAEGEDPGPVHDRCLQGIEEVRTLLRDPLVWSDIPVDSKEAEFPFETTREEFAESIRKTKEYILEGDIIQAVLSNRAVVRTDRTPEDVYRVLRAMNPSPYMYLLKMGENAVVGSSPEVLVRLEGDVIQLRPIAGTRPRGTTPDEDRLLETELLSDPKETAEHVMLVDLGRNDVGRVAAAGTVKVDELMVIERYSHVMHIVSNVVGKLREGLTAFDVLRAAFPAGTVSGAPKVRAMQIIEELEPSRRGIYAGAVGYFDSKGSMDFCIAIRTIVMRPGEAIIQAGAGIVADSDPDREWEEICNKASILFRAVGVRRPEGRLS; this is encoded by the coding sequence ATGCGATCATCGCCAAGTGACGAACGTTCCCTGACCGTCACCCCGTCGAGGGCGCAATTCGCGGCGAACGCGAAGGGCGGAGGCATCATTCCCGTCTGGCACGAGTTCTACGCCGATCTCGAGACTCCGGTATCCGCTTACCTCAAGATTTCCCGCCGGTTCCCGACCGACCACTTCCTGCTCGAGAGCGTCGAGGGGGGAGAGAAATGGGCGCGATATTCTTTCATCGGATTCGACCCCCTGATTCGCTTCCGGGCCGAGGCCGATTCCCTGACCATCGAGCGTGGTTCCCGGACCGAACGCCTTCCCGCATCGGACGATCCGCTCGCCTCGCTGCAGCAGCTGCTCGGACGTCTCAATTACCGGCACGCCGAAGGACTCCCGCGTTTGTCGGGCGGCGCGGTCGGCTTCATCGGGTACGATTACGTACGTCGACTTGAACGGATCCCCGACCTGCATCCGGCGGCAGACATGCCCGAGGCCCTTTTCCTCTTCCCCTCGCGTCTGCTGGTGTTCGACAACGTCCGCCACAGCATTCTGATCGTCGTGCACGGCGAGGTGGCCGAAGGGGAGGATCCCGGCCCGGTCCACGACCGTTGCCTGCAGGGCATCGAGGAGGTCCGCACGCTGTTGCGCGATCCGCTCGTCTGGTCCGATATCCCGGTCGATTCCAAAGAAGCAGAGTTCCCGTTCGAGACGACGCGGGAGGAATTCGCAGAGTCGATCCGGAAGACCAAGGAATACATTCTCGAGGGCGACATCATCCAGGCGGTGCTTTCCAACCGGGCCGTCGTCCGGACCGATCGCACCCCCGAGGACGTCTATCGCGTATTGCGGGCGATGAATCCCTCCCCTTACATGTACCTGCTCAAGATGGGGGAAAACGCCGTGGTCGGATCCTCTCCCGAGGTTCTCGTCCGGCTGGAAGGTGATGTCATCCAGCTTCGCCCGATCGCCGGGACCCGTCCGCGAGGGACGACCCCCGACGAGGACCGCCTGCTCGAGACCGAGCTGCTGTCCGACCCGAAGGAGACCGCCGAGCACGTCATGCTGGTCGACCTGGGCAGGAACGACGTGGGCCGCGTCGCGGCCGCCGGGACAGTCAAGGTCGACGAACTCATGGTGATCGAGCGCTATTCCCACGTCATGCACATCGTTTCCAACGTGGTCGGTAAGCTCCGGGAGGGATTGACTGCGTTCGATGTCCTCCGGGCGGCGTTCCCGGCCGGGACCGTCAGCGGCGCCCCGAAAGTCCGCGCCATGCAGATCATCGAGGAGCTCGAGCCCTCGCGCCGGGGAATCTATGCGGGCGCCGTCGGCTATTTCGATTCCAAGGGAAGCATGGACTTCTGCATCGCGATCCGGACCATCGTGATGCGGCCGGGAGAGGCCATTATCCAGGCGGGGGCGGGCATCGTGGCCGATTCCGATCCCGACCGCGAATGGGAAGAGATCTGCAACAAGGCAAGCATCCTTTTCCGGGCGGTCGGCGTTCGCCGTCCGGAAGGGAGGCTTTCTTGA
- a CDS encoding bifunctional anthranilate synthase component II/anthranilate phosphoribosyltransferase — protein MIALIDNYDSFTYNLVQYFLELGADVRVFRNDDVTVGEIEAMRPDGLVISPGPCNPDRAGISVAAIRAFADRIPILGVCLGHQCIGQAFGGKIVHAQMLMHGKTSRIRHDGSGIFSMVENPVTATRYHSLAIERATLPAELEVTAQSEDGEIMGIRHVSRPIYGVQFHPESVLTQFGMRMLENFLAIIDPRQPVLHVFGNIREAIASVAAGKNLTADGMRDAMRMIMGGEATPAQVAAFLSCLSMKGETPTEIAAAAEVMRQKASRITGPPGEPLLDTCGTGGDRAGTFNISTTVAFVAAGAGIRVAKHGNRSVTSKSGSADVLEALGMDLGSPIAQVQRALDEAGISFLFAPKFHSAMKYSIGPRREIAIRTIFNMLGPLSNPAGADCQVVGVYSEELGETYARVLAETGVRRAFVVHGTDGLDEVSLTGTSIVWDVKGSSFKRYLFDPRSVGIEYAPAHSLKGGDAHENARILRDILSGNKGAARDAVLVNAAFAIVAGGKADDLKEGLRVAERSIDSGAALARLEAFLSILGRKDPA, from the coding sequence TTGATCGCGCTGATCGACAACTACGATTCCTTCACCTACAACCTGGTCCAATATTTCCTCGAGCTGGGCGCGGACGTTCGCGTCTTCCGCAACGACGACGTCACGGTCGGGGAGATCGAGGCGATGCGTCCCGATGGGTTGGTCATTTCGCCGGGGCCCTGCAATCCCGACCGCGCAGGCATCTCTGTTGCCGCGATCCGGGCCTTCGCCGACCGGATACCGATCCTGGGCGTCTGCCTCGGACACCAGTGCATCGGGCAGGCCTTCGGCGGCAAAATCGTCCACGCCCAGATGCTCATGCACGGGAAGACGTCGCGCATTCGCCACGATGGCAGCGGTATTTTCTCGATGGTCGAGAATCCCGTCACCGCGACCCGGTACCACTCCCTGGCGATCGAGCGGGCGACGCTTCCGGCAGAGCTCGAAGTCACGGCCCAATCCGAGGATGGCGAGATCATGGGGATACGCCACGTGTCCCGCCCGATCTACGGCGTCCAGTTTCACCCCGAGTCGGTGCTCACGCAGTTCGGCATGCGGATGCTCGAGAACTTCCTTGCCATCATCGACCCCCGGCAGCCGGTCCTCCACGTCTTCGGAAACATCCGGGAGGCCATCGCCTCCGTCGCAGCCGGCAAGAACCTGACCGCCGACGGGATGCGCGATGCGATGCGGATGATCATGGGAGGCGAGGCGACGCCGGCCCAGGTCGCGGCGTTCCTGTCCTGCCTGTCGATGAAGGGCGAGACGCCGACCGAGATCGCGGCAGCCGCCGAAGTCATGCGCCAGAAGGCGTCACGGATCACGGGCCCTCCCGGGGAGCCGCTTCTTGACACCTGCGGCACGGGAGGCGATCGGGCGGGTACCTTCAATATATCAACGACGGTCGCTTTCGTGGCGGCGGGCGCCGGCATCCGAGTGGCCAAGCACGGCAACCGGTCCGTAACCAGCAAGTCGGGAAGCGCCGACGTCCTCGAAGCACTCGGCATGGACCTCGGCTCCCCGATCGCGCAGGTCCAGCGGGCGCTCGACGAGGCGGGCATCTCGTTTCTCTTTGCCCCCAAGTTCCACTCCGCCATGAAATATTCGATCGGTCCTCGCAGGGAGATCGCCATCAGGACGATCTTCAATATGCTCGGCCCCCTGAGCAACCCGGCGGGCGCCGATTGCCAGGTGGTCGGGGTCTACAGCGAAGAGCTGGGTGAAACCTATGCGCGCGTCCTGGCCGAGACCGGCGTGCGGCGGGCGTTCGTCGTCCACGGGACCGACGGCCTCGACGAGGTCAGCCTCACGGGCACGTCGATCGTTTGGGACGTCAAGGGTTCCTCCTTCAAGCGATACCTGTTCGACCCCCGTTCCGTCGGGATCGAGTACGCACCGGCTCATTCGCTCAAGGGCGGGGACGCTCACGAGAACGCCAGAATCCTGCGCGACATACTCTCGGGAAACAAGGGCGCGGCGCGCGATGCGGTCCTCGTCAACGCCGCCTTCGCAATCGTCGCCGGCGGGAAGGCCGACGACCTCAAGGAAGGGCTGCGGGTTGCCGAGCGGTCGATCGACTCCGGCGCCGCCCTGGCCCGCCTCGAGGCGTTTCTCTCGATCCTCGGCCGGAAGGATCCGGCTTGA